The DNA segment TTTAGGTTTTTCATTCCTAGAGTTTCCAACATATTCTTCAACAGACATTGTTTCTAAAGGTCCACACATTGGCCTCGTAAAGGCTAACAGTTTGTTTCCTGAAAAAGAAAGAGTTTCAATAAAATCTAGTAATCATAGTATAAGTGCTCAACTTTTGAACATGAATATAAACACGcacacataaatttaatttattttatattaaactctGTCTCCAAGCATAAGacacatattataatgtaacaaaatatacaaataaatttttgtgattgtaattttttctgTAATTATATTCTACAGGTTTTATGTAGTGGAGAAAAATTTATAGTATGAAGATTTTGAAAAGTAACTTAATACTTTAAAGATAGAAGAGCAAATTTCAACAATTACTAATTAcctaaattacaaattgtagcTGGGGGATTTGCAAAATCAGTAACCAATTCCAATTTCACATCTACATCTGGCCTGAATCTGTACAAATGGCTGAAGAAACTATGGGTgcagtaaatataatttctgtaTGATGTCATACAACTGGGCCGTATTTCTGTTGGTACCATTTTGACCCATCTATCAGTATCTCCATAATCTTCATatcgaaatatttcattttgacCATTCGCATAAACCATGTTGTTGTGCACACACATAGCTGGACTTTGTATTGTGTCTGGCAGTTTGGAAATCTTTCTGTACGTCCTTTGCTTCAGATCATAAGCCAAGCCTCCGCCAATTATAACCCtacaagaaaaaacaaatttcaatactatttgcttttaacacaaaaaaaagtaatgacTCAATGTCCTATCAGTACATCAATTTGTTCATATGTGACATACAACATTCTGCAGTgagaataaacataaatttataatatacaacatATTCTATCCTGTAAATGTTGAGTATTTGCAACTGACCTAAAACCACCTACTCCACCAACAAGATATAATGTATCACCAACAATTGCAACTCCCCCATGTCTTCTATTTGGTAACTGCACTCCATGCCACGTCCACTCCTTCCGTAGAGTGTCATACACTCTCACATCTTTCATAAAAATGCCTGTTCCCCTTCCATGTTCCCCGCACACCACCACAAGCTTATTCATACCCCAAGCAACAATATTCCAACCCCATAAATTTTTATCAGCCACTTCCAGATAGCTCTCGAAACCTGTACTCTCATTGAATGtgtaaacattgtgaggaaCTACTTTAAATTTGGATTCCTTCAACATCCACACTGGTACTACAGGTGTTAAATGAAATTCACGATGTACGCAATTCCtgaccaaattaagaacttcacGGTAAACTCTTTCAGTGAAGTTTTcagttattattgttttgtttttaatgatttccGATGTTGAAAATGGAATTTCATTATTGGCTAAATACAATAAGCAATCTACAACTTTAGCAGCAAGACTGTTGACATAATCTTTTATGagtaaatttatttcttgtaGTTCTTCACCATTCAGTCTTTTGAGGTCTAAACAGCCAAGAATGATGAGTAGTGCATCAGCACCGGTTTCTGTGTTTGTAATCCATTGTAGGCCAAATTTGAAAGCATCTAGTTCATTGTTGGCAGGTAAATAAGGGTGAGATAAATACCAACAGAGTCTATGCATGCTTGGAATGTATTCAGGTTTCATATGGTGAAAGTTGAACAGCCCAAATGCTGTACATAATTGTTCTAGTTTTATATATGAAGCTCCTTCTGCAATGGCTATAGTTTTTGCCCAGTTTGCAAGTGTGAGCTGCAGATCTAGACAGTATTCTATTTGTTTCATAAGCTCCGTTATCTGTAGGAAGTTAGCAGCAAAGGCTAAATCACCAATTTCAGACACGGAATGTTCTGCTAGATCAATTAATCCAATTTCcatatatctaattataatctGCATAGACCAGGCATCTACAACCTGAAATGTTAcagcaattaaattatattatctaagtatatattttaattttgaattttgataatGAGGATGAAGATTGTAgagctattatatttattgacagtaaacaataaattaaatattagatacataatgatatttttagttCCACAGAAATTAAATAACGGAAACCTCTTACGTCTATAACAATTTCTTGTTGTTCTTGCTCTAAATAATTTCCACTAAACATTGCGCGAAAATAATCGCTGTGTTCGCATAATGTATCCCGATTTGCTTTGAACACTTGTCCATCTATTATTAATGAAACGATTTTTGCATTTTCCATCGTTTCTTTAATTTAGTCTTACTATTTATGCTTATTGCTATTCTTTATAATTTCCAGGTTTCAGAAAACCAAGAATGTTCAATGTTGAAATAGCTAACTGATTATATTTGACAGCCGACAGCTGCAATCAGCTGCAATGTCAGGCTGCAATCTAATGCAACAAGGTGAAGGCAACAAACGCCAAAATACACCTTTTGAATAGTGGCTGTCTGATTTCTTGTTTTTTAAGATCTATTTCTTccgtatttcataaatatttatatgtgaatACTGAAGTAGCCCAAGATATAATCAgtcataaattatgttatttaggCTTTGGTcgcaaataatttataatagtcgATGTTATaatcagagaccaataaactagagttATAATGATCTCTATTCGACAATAGATTCTAGAACTGGCTGATTACAAAATGGAGGGAAGTTTGACATCATGGCTTAAACTTTGACAATTCACAATAGCCAAAGTTGAAACTTGAAAAGTCTGGCCTAGAAGCTTGGAAAAgtgatttatattgtaaataaagaaGCATTACATTGAATGAATTTAATCTTCATTTCTAACATAATTAAACAATCAGGAGGAATAAAGAAGTTTGTGTAATCTTTGAATGTTAGTGTTTCCGATGTATCGGTGATATTGGTAAACAGACTTCACAATGAGTGCGACTGCATCAGCTGCGACAGCTTCAGTAGACGAGGATTTAGACGAATGTGGGCCACAACTCATCAGCAAATTAGAAGTAAGAAGTCTGTCTTGCGcttttttatttcctaataCATTTAGTGCGTAGTTCCATATTTTGAAATAAgccaacaaatatatattttttttcatttgcgGATTTTCACACCTAAACAAAGTGAAAACTTGTTTACAAATAACTATTATAGGCGcattcgggtaagatcggatacgggcTAAGATcgtataaggaaaaaaatatctcgGAACTATAGTTATATTGTAGTTTATCTACATAGTAGTTAGCATACACTACAGTTGATGCTATGACGAAGAACAAATGTGCTGTGTGCAGTGAAATAAAAACGGTGGATTTGGCTCTTCTTATCAGTAATTGGGACTTCTACTTGATTTTATGGACCCTATTGTACTAGCTTTATAAGCATTGTTAGAAAGAAGTCTGAACTTACCCTACGAATGTCCCAtcttttctaagatttaaaatttctttaaagaTATTATCACCTACTTTTAGGCTTACACAGACAGAATTGAACGATGATTCAGTTATCCCATAAAATagctttaataataaccagtttcatgtataaaataccttttatacatgaaactggttattattaaagctggcttaaatattttttgagaaaatattttcaagactTTTCTTAACTCATTGAATGCCTGAAATTGAAATTAGCCAAATGCATCTTGCAACATTTATAGAATTTTTCTATAATCTATCCAGTAGTGTATACAGCACAATACCCATGTAATTCAAGCTTCTATTTCTGTTTGTGTGTAACACACagacaataatattttcatatttaacttTTTCCACAAAGGGAAATGGGATAACATCAGGTGACATCAAAAAGTTGGAAGAGGCTGGATACCACACGGTTGAGTCCGTTGCATACGCCCCTAAGAAATGGCTCATCACCATAAAAGGCATATCAGAGGCGAAAGCTGACAAAATACTATCAGAAGCTTCTAAACTGGTCCCCATGGGATTCACAACAGCTACTGAATTCCATCAGAAAAGGTAAATTAATGCTATCATGAACAAGAACTTTATTACttgtaatgatttttaaaaaatagtaaaagacAAATTCATCTATTCTTCAGTTCTTAGTAAGGTATGATTGATCagtgtgtatttattattttcatattggcAGTTGAAAGGTTTATTGACTTAagcaaatttttttatgataattcttAACCAGGTTAagaaaaaacatagaaaaaagagctgatgttaaatatgtatgaaacttagtgtcgcaaaaaattaTGCTGAAGTCAATTTGCCTTTCAACCATTGATATaatcttacttatttattatattttattacatgacTTACAATAACAGGATTATTCAGGTAACATATTTGAAAAAGTGCAGAGAATACTCAACAATTTTCTATCATActtgcaaaattaaataatcagtttgtaataataattatcattttcaaCATGTTAATATTGCAGGGCTGAAATAATTCAACTGACATCGGGTTCCAAGGAACTAGACAGATTGTTGGGTGGAGGTATAGAAACAGGATCCATTACTGAGATATTTGGGGAATTCCGTACTGGGAAAACTCAATTGTGTCACACACTAGCTGTGACCTGTcaggtaataatataatgttatgttaattgCAATGTTTTGCAACTCATAATAatcttttgtatgtaatttttcaaACTATGTCTGCCTTTTTACCAcagattttagataaataatgcaGTGTGTGCTGAGCTGCAAAGTTTACATTACtgtatttttacttgtttacgaacaatgtaattttttttacaaataactatattattggGTAAACTATTTATTGACAACAGATTGGTATAGACCTACACAGGGTAATTTTGagattgtgttaataaattaaaccacatactcatctttgccaacattatgccaa comes from the Manduca sexta isolate Smith_Timp_Sample1 chromosome 13, JHU_Msex_v1.0, whole genome shotgun sequence genome and includes:
- the LOC115455303 gene encoding kelch-like protein 26 is translated as MENAKIVSLIIDGQVFKANRDTLCEHSDYFRAMFSGNYLEQEQQEIVIDVVDAWSMQIIIRYMEIGLIDLAEHSVSEIGDLAFAANFLQITELMKQIEYCLDLQLTLANWAKTIAIAEGASYIKLEQLCTAFGLFNFHHMKPEYIPSMHRLCWYLSHPYLPANNELDAFKFGLQWITNTETGADALLIILGCLDLKRLNGEELQEINLLIKDYVNSLAAKVVDCLLYLANNEIPFSTSEIIKNKTIITENFTERVYREVLNLVRNCVHREFHLTPVVPVWMLKESKFKVVPHNVYTFNESTGFESYLEVADKNLWGWNIVAWGMNKLVVVCGEHGRGTGIFMKDVRVYDTLRKEWTWHGVQLPNRRHGGVAIVGDTLYLVGGVGGFRVIIGGGLAYDLKQRTYRKISKLPDTIQSPAMCVHNNMVYANGQNEIFRYEDYGDTDRWVKMVPTEIRPSCMTSYRNYIYCTHSFFSHLYRFRPDVDVKLELVTDFANPPATICNLGNKLLAFTRPMCGPLETMSVEEYVGNSRNEKPKVVWTQPEANIKINEITGSCALVMSMPPVKTEMSQYLMDYLKRYD